In Anthocerotibacter panamensis C109, the sequence CAGAGCGGCATTACGGCGGGACAGGATTGGGGTTGACTATTTGCAAGTTTTTGGTAGAAAGGATGGGGGGTCAGATCTGGTTGTATAGCTTAGGTAAAAATCAAGGGACTACGGTTACCTTCACGCTGCCGTTGACCCAACCAAACCAGGAGTAGAGCGCTTGAATATCCTGTTAGTAGAAGACGACCACCTCCTCGCAAGGGGAACGGCCAGACTCCTACAGCGTCTAGGTGGTCATCACGTCTACATCACCATGGAACCGGAGGTTATTTTCCACCATTGTGCTGCCGGAGAGGTAGATTTAGTCATTATGGATATCAACCTTTCTGGAGTCTATTGGCAAGGGCAGGCTGTGGATGGGGTGGACATCTCGCGTCAACTGAAGGAGCGCTATCATCATCTTCCTATTTTGCTGGTGACCGCCTATGCCCTGCGCACCGAGCAGCAGAGCCTTTTACTTAATTCTCAAGCCGATGGCTATTTCGCCAAACCCATCACGGACTACAAATCGTTTTTAACTACCATTGCACAACTTTGTCAAAGGAGCCCCTAATTTCCCATGGTTAAGCTTGCCCTCTTAGACGACGATGCAAACTGGTGCCGGACGGCAGAACACTTCTTGGGCCAGGAATTTGGTGTAGTGGTCTTTCGCTCTATCACGAGTTTTTTTCAGGAGCTAGACCGCCTCAGCCAGTTCGATGTGTTGATCATCGACTTCTCTCTCCCTACGGCTCGTCACGAGCGTAGCGATATCAACGGCAGTGAAATCATCACCCGCATCAAGCAGTCCTTGGCGCATCCACCCCTGTTAATTTTAGCGACGGCCTTCGTGAGCAC encodes:
- a CDS encoding response regulator; this translates as MNILLVEDDHLLARGTARLLQRLGGHHVYITMEPEVIFHHCAAGEVDLVIMDINLSGVYWQGQAVDGVDISRQLKERYHHLPILLVTAYALRTEQQSLLLNSQADGYFAKPITDYKSFLTTIAQLCQRSP
- a CDS encoding DNA-binding transcriptional response regulator, yielding MVKLALLDDDANWCRTAEHFLGQEFGVVVFRSITSFFQELDRLSQFDVLIIDFSLPTARHERSDINGSEIITRIKQSLAHPPLLILATAFVSTKEADQLGRRICPDADAIFPKDAGLETLRQQIHQLLKHKAMFLLQNNQPQNGDSPDC